A stretch of the Gossypium hirsutum isolate 1008001.06 chromosome D07, Gossypium_hirsutum_v2.1, whole genome shotgun sequence genome encodes the following:
- the LOC107954477 gene encoding uncharacterized protein: protein MQLPLAHLLSILYLSGFVLFLLILFSLLFSLSLYHWLHVSTRSVMAAAEARAVWQRTANRCFVQEDAKRAPKLACCQSSSHCKQADSSPTGVADARDHPAVDLNALNRNPSCSNLLPDMRWWLQLQPSYGPQKGLKNEQLYALEDEVESLKGEIKSPSNVSRVQPHDAQDASGVDRKRNNGGSLDSTETVRNYELLEMESVECHVSKKINDCCYDPESPWAGDGKAEPWWRTTDKDELASLVAQKSLDFIENCDLPPPQKMHVRRYLCASSGSYGGNRKSEAGPMLGPILNAQGSPDSVITLGRKMQCASSTPFRTIQKDIIEEVTETDPTTAQLLDALRRSQTRAREAEKAAKQAYKEKEHVIKLFFKQASQLFAYKQWFQILQLEALFVHTKDNGQPVSPQFPVVLPPTSYNSRKLRKSWQKTGKGNRGKRGLPRPELTKYVVAFALGLSLVGAGLLLGWTVGGMFPF, encoded by the exons ATGCAATTACCACTTGCCCATCTCCTTTCAATCCTTTATCTTTCTGGGTTTGTGCTCTTTCTCCTTATTctattttctcttctcttctctctctctctttatcaTTGG CTACATGTGTCGACAAGGAGTGTAATGGCAGCAGCTGAAGCAAGGGCTGTCTGGCAAAGAACAGCGAATCGTTGCTTTGTCCAAGAAGATGCCAAAAGAGCTCCCAAGTTAGCTTGCTGCCAATCATCATCTCATTGTAAACAGGCTGATTCTAGCCCCACTGGTGTAGCAGATGCTCGTGATCACCCTGCAGTTGATCTCAATGCTCTCAACAGGAACCCTTCCTGTTCCAATCTACTGCCTGATATGAGGTGGTGGCTTCAGTTGCAGCCTAGCTATGGACCCCAAAAGGGTTTAAAAAATGAGCAGTTATATGCCTTGGAGGATGAAGTGGAAAGTTTGAAAGGTGAAATAAAGTCTCCCTCCAATGTAAGTAGAGTTCAGCCGCATGATGCACAAGATGCTTCTGGTGTTGACAGAAAAAGGAACAATGGAGGttctcttgattcaactgagacGGTGCGAAACTATGAACTTTTGGAGATGGAATCTGTTGAATGCCATGTTTCCAAAAAAATCAATGACTGCTGTTACGATCCAGAGTCTCCTTGGGCTGGGGATGGGAAGGCTGAGCCATGGTGGCGCACAACAGATAAAGATGAGCTTGCCTCTTTGGTTGCACAGAAGTCGTTGGATTTCATTGAGAATTGTGATCTTCCCCCACCTCAGAAGATGCATGTAAGAAGGTACTTGTGTGCATCTTCCGGTTCTTATGGCGGTAATCGGAAGTCTGAAGCAGGCCCTATGCTTGGTCCAATCCTCAATGCGCAGGGCTCTCCTGATTCTGTAATAACTCTTGGAAGAAAGATGCAGTGTGCTTCCAGCACACCATTcag AACGATCCAAAAGGACATTATAGAGGAAGTTACGGAGACTGATCCTACCACAGCTCAGCTGTTAGATGCACTTCGTCGCTCACAAACCCGTGCTAGGGAAGCTGAGAAAGCAGCAAAACAAGCCTATAAAGAGAAGGAGCATGTCATCAAGCTTTTCTTCAAACAAGCCTCACAACTCTTTGCCTACAAACAGTGGTTCCAAATATTGCAGCTAGAAGCCCTTTTTGTCCATACCAAGGATAATGGGCAGCCAGTCTCCCCTCAATTTCCTGTAGTTCTTCCACCTACATCCTACAACAGTAGGAAACTGCGAAAGAGCTGGCAAAAGACTGGAAAAGGTAATCGAGGGAAGCGTGGCTTGCCTAGACCAGAATTGACCAAGTATGTCGTTGCTTTTGCATTGGGGCTGAGTCTTGTTGGTGCTGGTTTGCTATTGGGATGGACTGTGGGGGGGATGTTTCCTTTCTAG
- the LOC107954475 gene encoding uncharacterized protein At4g00950, with protein sequence MGTEAENESSYTPKLPLFSAPQAHMQSPERSGTSTPPLHVSASVPFRWEDEPGKPKPCTTLTLFSNPNHLAQKCLELPPRLLQDAKSTTVLEPARLQSSSSFRMGSECYGSFRVGSLSPERVQLGTLVLSKRGTYKDKGFLGSWKRKTFKAKREVGGAGKSYVFPSSGDKDSECSREEEEEEEEESNSSSVKTTRIKRVGSFHNLFNSKSHFWATIYQGLKLAVPWNKKKKDGFMG encoded by the exons ATGGGAACTGAGGCAGAGAATGAGTCAAGCTACACACCAAAGCTACCGCTGTTTTCAGCTCCACAGGCGCACATGCAGTCACCAGAAAGATCAGGGACGTCAACCCCTCCATTACACGTCTCAGCCTCGGTTCCGTTTCGCTGGGAAGACGAACCTGGAAAGCCTAAACCATGTACCACACTCACCCTTTTCTCTAATCCCAATCACTTGGCTCAAAAGTGCCTGGAACTGCCTCCCAGGTTGCTTCAGGATGCCAAGAGCACCACTGTCTTGGAACCTGCTAGACTTCAGTCTTCTTCTTCATTCAGAATGGGAAGTGAGTGCTACGGCTCTTTTCGTGTCGGCAGTCTTAGTCCTGAGAGGGTGCAGCTCGGTACCTTGGTTCTTAGTAAGAGAGGGACCTACAAAGACAAAGGGTTTCTTGGTTCTTGGAAGAGAAAGACCTTCAAGGCTAAAAGAGAAGTCGGTGGGGCTGGGAAAAGTTACGTCTTCCCATCTTCTGGTGATAAAGACAGTGAATGCagcagagaagaagaagaagaagaagaagaagaaagcaaTAGTAGCAGTGTTAAGACCACCAGAATTAAAAGGGTTGGTAGCTTTCATAACCTCTTTAATTCCAAGTCACACTTCTGG GCAACCATCTATCAAGGTTTAAAGCTAGCGGTTCCATGGAAtaaaaagaagaaggatggatttATGGGCTGA